The genomic interval ttttaatattttcttgattAAAAAGCTCGAAAGTAGCAAGTTAACGGCATTTAAAtctaatatcatattttatgaatcTCAGTACTCAGTAGTATCAAGCTTATAGACTTTATAACTTAATTCATCAAATAAAtcacttctaaggtaattattgttcttttatgCACATGCAAGTTAAGATATGATCTTAATTTCTTAAGTATATAGAAGTACATTGTTTAACttgatattgaatttattaattaaaccttTCAAAATGTACTTGACCGTTGTACTGGACATAGCATATTTGTgtggtttgtttgtttgcatataCATCGAGTTGAATATTTCAAATCTTAAGCTATTAGCCTTCGGTAGTAGTTCCTAGGTTTTAAAACGGTGAATGAGACCCATTGGCGTTCACCACTTTTAGAACTAAGTTAAGGaacatgattattttgttataaaataaatataaaaaacttggattgtgttgtttcaataaagagaactaaataaagttattaaatctGTCTTTGGCAGATAAATCTTTTAGGGGCGTTCACACGTCGTCCTTCGGCAAACTGAAGGCAAAATAGGGCGAGCACCCAAAAATCAGCATTCGCTGTTACGTGGTGATCCATTTGGATATATAATCAAaatcattcattaaatatatatgaaacttggtgaaGAAAACATGCAGTCTTAGTGAATTGTTCCTTCCTCGAAGCCCCGGTGTTGACCCTGAGTCGAACCGAGGGTGGTCGTAATCGGCCCGTGCGCCAACCACTCGAACAAAACGGTTACAGTATTAATTATTGAAACCAGTTTGGTGGTACAAAATACGCTCATTGGAACCTTGGAACGTACTACGGCTTATATAGGTATCGTTTCCTTTCCTTAAGAAACTGGGACGCATAACGGATAAACGGCTAAACAGTTCAAGGTCAATTAACATATATGCCGGCATCAGTTTTACAAATCGAGAAAAGGTAAATTCACTCTGAAAGCTGGCCACGGTTAACGAGAAATGTCTTAAAGATACTCTTTTGATGAGAACCCATTGGCCTTGATTTCATTGATTTCTGAGAAATTCTGCAATGTTTTCAGGAGTTATTGACAGCAACTCGTTAGATACAATGATACGACGCTGGGTATAGGCAATTATTCTTCTGTTCTCTCTGGAAAACAGTTTCCGTGTCACATGAGATAAGCTAgaataaatatttgatcatgAGATTTTAAACGTGTACAGTATTTTAATGTACAAatgtttactgttattttaCGATCAGTGCGCttggaaacatttgttttcattggaCTTGTAAAGACGTGCGGTTATTTGAGATATCAAGTATTATCTGTTCTATTGATCGCTTTTCCTGAGgtatcaatatttcattttctattaactagccaaaaaagaacaaaacagtGCACAACAAATAACATTTTCCTTTCGGTTTTTCTATTATAACAAACTATTCTGGATCTATGAATGCACGTCTGTTAAATATTACTAACAGCAGCTTTATAGACGGATTCGTTGGTGTACAACGTTTACTGATACACTTTTGCAAGCGGAACATATCACTGGACTACGTTTTTACTCATGCTTGAATGTGTTGGCCTTTTGCACTCGAATTTAGAGAGCAACATAGTCAGTGAACGTTTTACAGTTGTCTGCCCGGCCTTAGAATCGTTACGTTGTGGAGACGGTGCTTGGCATTCGTGCTAAGTAGAGGTGCCGGGTCATTGATCGAGGGTTGAAAGATCATTCGGTCATAGGTGGGAATTTAAGTCGATCAGAAGTCTCAGTTAGACCGGACTAGGCATGTTGGACGACACCCTGTCCGGGTTCCTGTACACGCTCGTGACGGGGGTGGCGCTCGTCACATTCCTCGTGTCGTCATTCCTACTGTACCACTGGCGCGCGGTGCAGAGGCGACGGCGGGAACTGGAGTATCGAAAGTACTGGGAGGCGCTCAGACCAGATCTGGCAGCCAGGCGCAATGCCGGATACAGAACCAGGTAAGTGAGGGCTGGGGCGACAgtagtttttacatttaaagactttaatatacatatatatatatatatatatttacatatactCCTTAAATttctgttaaattaaaacatattatttcgtACGTCTCTGTTAACATAAAACGTAATTTTTGTACGTCTCATTGTCCCAATTAGTCAACATGAACCCAGGGGAGTAGCTACCCCTGTGAATTCATAATTTTGGTAAGGGGGGCGGGGTAGGGGGGAATGCCCACTCAGAACACTACGAAcaccatggtgcaatctggtaTTGGAAAATGGAAATTTTTAAGATTAAGTAGttaagtacgcatactgcaactttggctgactttttttgtcagaatcatgtgggtTCAGCCGCGtgctcgcgtataggcagctacacGCCTGGTACCGtcttataatgaccattaatcATTCCACTCATTAgtttgttttaacatgtttatatgtttgtattgttattaCATATATTCTGTTTTGCTAGTCGCTCTCGATGAACCTTAGAATCCTGCTGTTATAAGGAGAACCAAGTTTAAGTCTCGTCGGTGCATACCTACCTAAACGTTACACGTAATAGTAAGACAAACATTAACATTGTTTAGCTAATGTGTGGGTGTATTGCTATTTCAGATGTCACCCGGCGTTTCGTCCTGCCTTGCCTCTAGATGCGCAGGCAAAGGAACTTCAGGTAGTCGTGAAGACAAGAAGCGGAAGTTTCCATATTGACACTGAGAGACCGGAAACTCCGTTTACCCATCCAAGACCCGGACCCATTATGCAGTCCGGGTCAAGAGTTCCGTCGATTACCGGAAGTGAAGCCGACCAATACAATAAAAGTAGTAACAAAACGCACTGCACGCGGTGTCACGCGTACTTGCAGACAGAAGACCCACCCAATGACGTTAGCTTCCACGCACGTGATACACCCAATCCAAGCATCGACAGCGAAGATACAACTGAACAAGAAACATCTATAGACagcaatgaaaaacaatatgtcgCATCTTCAAGGGTAGATTTAATTTCCGACGTCCAATCGAAGAAGTCCAGgacctttttaaaacaaaaaacaagtgATAGTCGCGTAAACCGTGCCGAAGTTcatcatgaaaataaattattttcgcCTAGAATTGAGTCACAGTCCTATGATGATCTTTGTAACTCGTATTACGAAGAACGTGGGGCCACGCCTCCTGGTCCCAGAATGTCTTATGGCGTCACGGGTGCACACCGCATGCGGTCTTTCTCTGTCGATACAGTGGGAAGCAGTCATCAGCTTCCGGTGTTAGAAAATGTGTACTACGACAACGATTTTAGGCTTTAGGCTGTGAGTTACAACACACGATATAAAACAGGAGAATATGCAAATAATTTCATAATGGACGCGTACTGAAgcgaaataaatacatgtatatatctgtttttacattttagctGCGGCCGGGGATCTAGATACCATCGGTTTGAAATGGAATCTTGGTCATCGGAATCGGACAGGTTTATTGCCCGCAAATTAACCCTGAAAACTCggaaaaaaacgaaaaaaacaacattgatcaTCTTGATGAAGCAATCAAATGCTCATTTGGCGTAATATGTCAAACTAAAATGttgtaaattataatatttcagtttATCCGTTAATCAGTTTTTTAGTGATTGTATTTCCGATTCATTGCTATTTTTTCTATGTTTGAAAACGCCTTAAATCATTTATACATCTTTATTGACTGtaaacatgtgtgtatataCAACTTTAAAAACCGAACTTGTACATGTTCGTGTGCATACAACTTAAAAAAGCGTTCACGTGCGTGTGTATTCAATTTTAGTACCGTACACCTACGTGTTTATACATCTTTATTAACCGTACACCTACATGTTCGTGTGTAAACAACTTTAATAACAGTTCACGTACGTGTATATACAACTTTACTTACACCTACGTGTGTATACATCTTTATTAACCGTACATCTACGTGAGTAAACATCTTTATTTGCCGTACACCTACGTGTGTATACAGCTTTAGTACCGTACACCTACGTGTGTATACAGCTTTAGTACCGTACACCTACGTGTGTATACAAATTTACTACCGTACACCTACGTGTGTATGCAGCTTTAGTACCGTACACCTACGTGTGTATGTAGCTTTAGTACCGCACACCTACGTGTGTATGCAGCTTTAGTACCGCACACCTACGTGTGTATACAGTTTTAGTGCCGCACACCTACGTGTGTATACATCTTTAGTAACGTACACCAACGTGTGTATATAGCTTTAGTACCGCACACCTACGTGTGTATACATCTTTATCACCTATAAAGCCCCAAGACGttgcaaaattgatattcacaCCGACACCAACGGCAAATGAATCGTTCGGGGCatcgtaaaataaaagttaatatttataaatgtgcaACTATAATGAGAGAAATATaccatattgttttataattcttGCGAATCTAGACGGTGGCATTGCATTAACACCTTAATAAATGACATTCCTAAACTGTTAAGGGGCacagtatacatgtaggttGATGCAAGAAACAATAATTTCTATTTGAATGCTTAattatttaactcatttgatcaaaacaaaaatgatttctgAACAGATAAAATACTACAAGCGATATTTTAGCGCTTTAACTGTACAATTTTAGCCACGTGgccataattatatatatcagcCTATATTGCACCTCTTAAGAGAGTTAGaagttaaaacaagaaatacgCAGAGATAACGCCTGTCAGAATTTCTCAGTCGAAAACAAGATAACTAAACAATTGTTTAAGTCAAAGTTATGGGCCGTGataaacatgtgcatattgtagCATGCTTCATTGAAATATCTTGAACTGACTTTAATGTTCACATTCACAACAGCAACGCACACTATTTTGGGCTTGTATAAAGCTGTGagaaaagagaaaacaaaaatgacaacCGGCATAACAATGGAAACCCTATAACAATCAAACACAGACGAGAGTCGGCATGTGAACAATATGTACATCAATAAAACCGTAATGAATAATTTGTCactaaaaacaatgataaaccAACGTTAACCGTAGGTTAACATGTGAATCCACAGCTATAGTTGACACGGGAGATATAAAGTTATAccaattaaacatttagttGTATGTCGGCTTTCACGTTATAATTGCGAAGATTAATAAGTGCTGTAATTCTACTGTAAGCATTCAACCAATACATTatcgaaaacatatttgaaacatagGAGCAAGGGTTTATTGAACGTGGAAAGCACATAAAGGATCTATCTGTTTCTTTATCTAATGGCATATACAACTTTTATGCTTCCACCCTCATAATATGGCgcacacttaaagctgcactatcacagatttaccgttttgacaagtttttttattttttgtcttggaataagccaattttgcgtaaatatcagcaaactagtgatatgagactgctgacaaaagatcagatcgaagatttttatatttccgttcgaaaattaatgttttatgtctaaaagcgttactacggttaaagaaaatgcataaaacttcaatttttttaacctaaatataaaaatctgcgatctgatcttttgttatcCTAGTAAAAGTtagtttcagtttattggcaatatcagcaaatacatgtttttggcccaaattaacataaaatttcACAAAGATGgcaacaaaaaagaaaagaaaaaaacgataaaaaacatcaacatacaaATAGATAAGTATTTGATAACTACCTACTACACACGATTACAAACACGCTAATgttaatacaatcaaaatgcaactgtatgtaatatttcaaatcaaaagaCAGCGGCAACAAGTACATACATGAGTTTCGTTTGGACAtgacaataaatacaaatttcacCAAGACCCTCACTCAGACAGTCcctatatttattattattagataAGGTAGatacaaaattgtcaaaagtaTTAAACAAtctgtttatgttatttttatttctcgGGCCTTTCTAAAGGACATCTACATAAAAAGCAGTGGTCGAGATTAGCaaaagcccgcaagccctgcactggtaaaatgtcttacgggcttgctcaaattctgatattttatatagcagggcttgttaaaaaatttgatgccaagcaatagtataagaattcgggcttgttcatccacaagtctaattttgatgactgaaaAAGTGATATTCTGAGTCAACCATATTGATATTacatagtttacattttctatcttttctaataatgttattatgtctTCCAGTTTCAATCTCTAAGGAATGGGCACTCAGCCTGAATCTTGATAAAGCAATTCAATGATAATCTTTTTCAATGgtatcatatattttcaaattttaattatttttttaactttacatAATATTCTAATTTGCTttgtggagggggggggggggggaggcatTGAAGGTTAGAAAATAAGACATGGCGCAATTgattctaagatttgacctaatgacctagttttaaGGCCCAACCGAAGCACAAATTTGCCTGAGATGTCATCAAGACCATCATTCTGACAAATTTTAGAACAATTGGTCTAAAACCGGCCTTTAGGTTTTTCTTAGATTTGACCTACATTTGTAGTAACCTAGTTTTTAAACTCCTGTTCGACCTTGTTGAAGATATCATCAAGGCAATCAATCTGACCAGTGAAGTCTCATtgcaaaacataatatatttgctGCGATATTGACTTAGCTGTGCTTagtaaccagaatttctaaaatGGGCCATCATTATTCATTATATGAGATTTACAttatagagttatctaactttactgattaagtagattggatgatCTGGAACacatgtttaaagtttcaatgcaaaacatgaagtatttgctgaaatattgacttaaatgtgctaacatgcaaacccttaaccaaggtgtgacgcagGTGCCGACACCCGGGCAGGTAGCATAGCTTTCATATTCTTTGAAAAGTCATGCTAAAGACAAGCAGAATAAACACAACatgattataaaacatttttaatatgtcaCCTGTTATTGTTGACAAGCTTAAAATTGTTAAAGTACCCAGTTATACCAATAATTGTACAATatcacttttttttaattaaattaaaacaaaccaatccatttttataatacaatatagTGAATCTTTCTCAGTAAGTCAAAactgaatatttgcattttgcttttaatacttgacacaatttaaacaaagcagtttttGGGCCAAGCTGTTCCAGAACCACGCCTTTATGCCCCAACAATATATCATTAGTTATCACAGATGCTGAAGGATTTCTGTGGTGACCTTCAGGTGGCTGGGCGGCGCAGAAACAGCTTTTTCCGGAGGGTGAACAGGGGTGCAGGCACCTGCTTAAAGAGGCCGCCGTCAATGTTGGCATTGGCTGCTGACACCTGTCGATTGACTTCTGTCAGGATACTCAACAAGTCGTGTCTGAAATCAATCTCATATGTGTAACATACATGGTTTAGGTATGGCTCCTTTACTATCAATGTAGAATATCCTCCAAATACATGGTACTTaagtatttacttttatataagGACCAATCATAAGCATAATGCACTAATGCTTTGTTTGGTGTGTTGCGAATATATCTGAAGTATGTACCTGTCAGAGTGCTGGCTGAGGAGCTGGACAAGTTTCCGGATATACCAGGAGCCGTGGTTGCGTGACCTGAAGCTCACATAGCCAGGGACAGTGGCATACCCCAACAGAAAGTCAGCCTCATTAGGTATCAACTCCTTGGGTAAGGTGTCCACCTgcaatcattatatttatttcatcccAAAACTTCATTCCCTACATATTTCTATTGCTCTAAGCTGTCAAGTGTATCGGAATATGACaagaagtatttttaaatataatttttttatatttcatctttaattCAATTTGCAATCTTTGAAGGCCAAAAAATCTCTTTAGTAATAAGTTATATAACgttttgaatattgttatacattttcAATTTCACAGCAATACAGTGATTTGtaacattacatttacattgtGCACTTTCAACTATGAAATCAAGGAATATTAAGTAGAGAGTCTGCGTATCAATTTATAGTGTTACcaattttaagtgttttctACTACATGACATTGTAAAAAATAACTACATCTTAAGGTATGATGAATGTCTCATGAAATTACATGAGGACCCTGGGCTAAGTATATTCTGAGTCATAATCGAAAATCAGTCattgtgaccatgaccttttgatatcaaaatcaataatttaatttaaataccgGTAATCATAAACATATAATAGACCTTTAGACActgttttttcatttttgagttAACGTTAGTAACTATTTCATTAAGAAGGGTCATTGtaacattaacaataataatattaataaaaaggtATATCTAAACTTATCGCCAACCTGAATGTCACCCTCTCCAGAGTCCTTCTCGTACTCCCCACCCCCCATCTTGTCTCGACCCTGGCACGCTTGCAGGAAAAACAGCTTAGGCTTCCCAGCCAGACTCGGACACCTGTATAAAATATGGAGGAGATTTGGATGCAATGTaatattgcaatacattttacTCCAACAAAACCAATAAAACATCTGGACTTGCATACTGCAATCTTGCACagaaataatcattattttctattttttttgctaaaatgtcaATGGAAAACTCTAATTATCAGATGTGGTAATATCTTagcaaaaaaatgaatcaaagGCTTTAGTTACAAGTCCCAGCTACTTGACTTTGCAAAACTTGTGTCAAATTACAGCACAGgtgatttatttataacatttcatacaatttATTAACTTGTTTACTGAATTCCATATTGACTCACTTTATATTATCTCTGTaagattttattataataatttattataatatttcaatcgATGATCTGGCTTGTTGGGGTAtccattttcacatttttgacTACCAAACTTTGATTCAGTTAAGAAGCTGGTAGGCTACCTTTTGTAGCTACGGCTCCGAGAAATGCATTTGTTAGACACAAAGCAGTCATCAAATTAGGCTTTTGATTCAATAAGCCCAAATTCTAACATCATAACTTAGATATTGCAACAGGCCTGgccatataaaataaaaaaaattgagctAATTTCCACCCATGCTTATTATGATTCATTGTTCtaagcatattttttatttatcctAATCTAACAATagctttttttcaatattgatgAGTTACATGAAGTGCATTCAACCATTTCAGACAGTACTGTAAATCTTACTATAAGAAGATCCATTTCGTGTGAGCTTCCCCATGATAACGCTGTATAGTGTTTACCTGTTGGACTGGAACGTGGAGGTGAGATCCTTGATTGAGATGAGTTTCCCATTTGAGCCATACAGATGGTTCAACACACCGTGGGTCAAGATGCAGCACACAAATGCGTCAAACTTTTCGTGGTCCACATTGTGGGCCGCATCAATCAGTTTCTGGCTCATCTGTGTGTCCGTCATGTTGTCGTAGCGACGCACTATAAAGCCTAGCTCCTCAAATATCACCTGGAGGCTTTCTGTAGTAAGACAAACAGGGATTTTGTTAGCAAGAAATACAATATGAAcctacagtcgaacctcgtttggctcgaattcctcgttggcttgagTTGAATGTTAAGGACAAATCTCTTAACACAAATTGTAAttattcccgcttggctcaaattttccCAGGCTGAAGGTATTTTCGCAGTCACTGGGAGATCAAGCCAATGAGGTTCAACTGTATAATGAAAGAAGttgtttttgacaattcaagTCTCTTTTTGGCTTCCTGTTGAGATATTTGCCCAAAATTGAAGGTGAAAGTAAGATGCTTCCATAAAACCTTGTGATTACCtcaaggtcataatttcacacatttttcCGAAAGCGTTTacctttaaataaacaaacaaacaattgcccggtgttaaaatgtttaaatgttgtaaaaaaaatccaatgaCAGATGAAAGTAAATTCAATAAGTGAAAAAATTATTATTGCCGTTTACGCATAATGGCTATTACTTCATATGGGCATTTGAGGAGATAAGTCTAAGAAGTTCATGAAGAGAatttaattgtgagaaatgtataTAAGTAATAAACATATGGCTAAACTCTACCATAGTCACCACTGACTATTCATTCACTacttattgttgttttcttttacaatttCACATTTAGTAAATGACAGCCTTTGACATGTGAGCAATTTCTACAACGCAATACATAATCTGTGCCAAAATACCAATCGGTATGACCACTTCGAATCATTGTAAGACATTTCATAGCGTACTTAAATAGAAACTTGGGTCGTTCAAAACATCACTGGAGGTTTAAGCTCGGACCCAGCGTCCTTGAACGATCTCACTTTTACTGTACATCAACAGGTGCGTTTGGGCTTGCTGCGTTCCATTTAAGTCTGATGAATCATTATAAGTGTGAAAGAGTACCTGCATGCATCAATGTTGGTATCTGCACATTTGCAAGCTTTAGGGGTTGCATTGGTCTATTTGAGTCTGATTAATGGTTAACTGTAAGTGTAAAAGAGTACCTGCATCCTTGTCCGTACCACCCCTTCTAGGCATCTGTGTGCTTTCCCGGCTTCCAGGCTCCACATGGAATTCTTGGTTGTTGATGATCACACACCAGCCTAGACAACACATGGGTCATACATTTattaaaggaataaaataatttagtgATTTGAAGTTCAATCATTTGGATagtttgtttgtgatgtttaaACGATAACAATCACTGTATATTTTGTTGAACGAGTCAGTGTTTCACGCTTGACACTagtacatatttatattcatgttatatgacacttttattaatgttaagATTTTTCCTTATTTTCTGATTCTGTGTAACAAATTTAGAAGGTCTGAGATATAGATGAATCATATCCACATCATATCAAAGTGTTGTGGTGAATCCCTggaatttcaacattttttcgcCATTCATATTAAACATGGGTTTATAATAACCATAGTCAAATTTATACACAAAAACGCAATTAAAAATAAAGGTTACAACAAACTAACCTCTGGGAAAGCTGTTTAGAGAGTATGACTCAAACTCCAGGGTGGAGGTCACATGTACGGGCCCAGGTGGCATCTGTTGAATGACACCTCCCTGACCCATACCTGGCTGTCCCTGGTACAATTGGGGCTGTACAGGGTTTGTGGTCTGCATGGGCATCCAGCCGGTGTGATCAGGTGGTAGAACCTGTGCCTGGAGAGTTCCTGTAGTCTGAGTTTGTTGAACATGGAGTGTACCTGTGCGGAACAAAATAGTGGGTTTTTTATGTTGGAAACAATAAAGAAGAGGGCCATattggccctaaatcgctcacctgagtaaaagagtttaacctttgtaatcactatagcttgatatttgttctcaaaggaCAGGACTTgttacagttgcctgcacactaaCAGGACTTTTCACAGTTTCCTGCaaactgacaggacttggtgattgactgcacactgacaggattttgttcagttgcctgcacactgacaggacttgacgattgactgcacactgacataatttgattctcatatctgcacactgacaggattttgttcagttgcctgcgcACTagcaggacttgataattgactgcacactgaaagcacttggtacagataccagcacactgacaggactgtTTTCAGGTGCCTGCACACacacaggactttgttcaattgcctgcacacacacaggactttgttcaattgcatgcagactgacaaaactatgttaaattgcttgcacactgaaaga from Mya arenaria isolate MELC-2E11 chromosome 7, ASM2691426v1 carries:
- the LOC128240864 gene encoding uncharacterized protein LOC128240864 is translated as MLDDTLSGFLYTLVTGVALVTFLVSSFLLYHWRAVQRRRRELEYRKYWEALRPDLAARRNAGYRTRCHPAFRPALPLDAQAKELQVVVKTRSGSFHIDTERPETPFTHPRPGPIMQSGSRVPSITGSEADQYNKSSNKTHCTRCHAYLQTEDPPNDVSFHARDTPNPSIDSEDTTEQETSIDSNEKQYVASSRVDLISDVQSKKSRTFLKQKTSDSRVNRAEVHHENKLFSPRIESQSYDDLCNSYYEERGATPPGPRMSYGVTGAHRMRSFSVDTVGSSHQLPVLENVYYDNDFRL